The Parus major isolate Abel chromosome 24, Parus_major1.1, whole genome shotgun sequence genome contains a region encoding:
- the USP28 gene encoding ubiquitin carboxyl-terminal hydrolase 28 isoform X2, with amino-acid sequence MLGGCCRPGCQCCDLPQPQRAQLPALTSLDKCQVSSSGEPQGTHCPWDCQVLLNQMKEITGIQDSAFLLAALKAADGDLMEAVTFLTEDPTPEPVQSPAAAEPSAWEGSVVAKLPQDVSAVPAPHNQDNLCTDTVRPLESPKAPAAERDAAERPQDAHSAENKNRSKRKRCEVWGENPKQNDWRRADDWPVGMKNIGNTCWFSAVIQSLFQLPEFRRLVLGYSLPQNVLESCHSHTGKRNIAFMQELQCLFALMLGTWRKFVDPSAALELLRDVFRSAEQPQQDVSEFTHKLLDWLEDAFQLTVNVTSPGDKSENPMVQLFYGTFLTEGVHEGNSFSKIETFGQYPLQVNGYRNLNECLEGAMVEGEMDEAAAAQSVKYGQERWFTKLPPVLTFELSRFEFNQSLGQPEKIHTKLEFPQTMYMDRYLYCNKDLIQMKREEMKRLKEKMVTLQQKLERYMEYGSGPARFPLPDMLQYVLEFIATKPTVAASCAQSSQTTLLHSQAKPRVLDVLSQPDSIKERTDTRTEDEAFFVPNSSPQQNSSMELQPPVSPAELSEHPAPHVVSEEELNLVQTCLQRWRNEIEQDVQDLKESIAGINLCIEQMYCDPLLQQVPYHLHAVLVHEGQANAGHYWAFIYDQARKRWLKYNDISVTESSWEELERESFGGLRNASAYCLMYISDQVSRVGADGDEGPEARQFQKEVEALSPELRHYIQEDNWRLEQEAEDWDEEQSCKIPQMEPSPTSELQDLSSESGPEQSPLCEQSVRSLSSEHARIAKEQTAKAIANTADAYEKNGVEAALCERKEVEPLKAHPGETSPTVQAEQPQDTQEAEAAAQTSSQVSEVEIPSVGKIPVRSDADGYNEEVMLSPAMQGVILAIAKARQTFDRDGSEAGLVKAFHEEYSRLYLLSKETPTPQNDARLQHVLIYFLQNNAPQQVVERTLLEQFADKNLSYDERSISIMKVARAKLSEIGPDDVDMEEYKRWHEDYSLFRKVSIYLLTGLELYQNRKYQESLTYLVYAYQSNTKLLLKGTNRGVSESLIALYRRKCLLKLNEVAASLFVSCEEAHVSEGVSILNELIIPCMHLMNNFEISKEDVDAIEIMRNRWCSYLGREDMDAKLQMKLGELLPRLLDGSTEVIVLKEPPKIRPNSPYDLCSRFAAVMESIHGASAVAVK; translated from the exons GATTGCCAGGTGCTCTTAAACCAGATGAAAGAGATCACAGGAATTCAGGATTCAGCATTCCTGCTTGCCGCTCTAAAG GCTGCTGATGGAGATCTCATGGAAGCAGTCACCTTCCTGACAGAGGACCCCACTCCAGAGCCagtgcagagcccagctgctgcagagccatcTGCCTGGGAAGGGAGCGTGGTGGCCAAGCTCCCACAGG ATGTTAGTGCTGTACCTGCCCCTCACAACCAAGACAACCTCTGCACAGACACTGTCAGACCACTGGAATCACCAAAAGCTCCAGCTGCGGAAAGGGATGCAGCTGAAAG ACCACAGGACGCCCATTCCGCTGAAAACAAAAACCGCTCCAAAAGGAAACGCTGTGAAGTCTGGGGAGAGAACCCCAAACAGAATGACTGGAGAAGAGCAGACGACTGGCCTgttggaatgaaaaatattggaaatacGTGTTGGTTTAGTGCTGTTATACAG TCTCTGTTTCAGTTGCCAGAATTCCGGAGGCTGGTCCTTGGGTACTCCCTCCCACAGAATGTGCTTGAAAGTTGTCATAGTCACACT ggaaaaagaaacattgcATTCATGCAAGAACTTCAGTGTCTGTTTGCATTGATGCTGGGGACATGGCGTAAGTTCGTAGACCCTTCTGCAGCACTGGAACTCTTGAGGGATGTGTTTAGATCAGCTGAGCAACCCCAG CAAGATGTGAGTGAATTTACACACAAACTGCTGGACTGGCTGGAGGACGCGTTCCAGCTCACTGTGAATGTCAC GAGCCCTGGGGACAAATCTGAAAACCCAATGGTGCAGCTCTTCTACGGGACTTTCCTGACTGAGGGTGTCCATGAGG GCAACAGTTTTTCCAAGATTGAGACCTTTGGTCAGTATCCCCTTCAGGTAAATGGTTACCGGAACCTGAATGAGTGCTTGGAAGGAGCCATGGTGGAGGGAGAGATggatgaggcagcagcagctcagtcaGTGAAGTATGGACAGGAG CGCTGGTTTACAAAACTCCCACCAGTTCTGACCTTTGAACTCTCCCGATTTGAGTTCAATCAGTCACTAGGACAGCCAGAGAAAATTCACACCAAGCTAGAGTTCCCCCAGACTATGTATATGGACAG aTACCTCTACTGCAATAAAGATCTTATTCAGatgaagagagaggaaatgaaGAGATTGAAGGAGAAAATGGTGACTCTGCAGCAGAAACTGGAAAG GTACATGGAATATGGCTCTGGCCCAGCCCGTTTCCCACTGCCTGACATGCTGCAGTATGTGCTTGAGTTCATTGCTACAAAGCCAACTGTGGCTGCTTCCTGTGCTCAGAGCTCTCAAACAACACTCCTGCACTCCCAAGCCAAGCCTCGTGTTTTGGACGTGCTTTCACAGCCAGACAG CATAAAAGAAAGGACCGATACTAGGACTGAAGACGAAGCTTTCTTTGTGCCAAATTCTTCACCGCAGCAGAACTCCAGTATGGAGCTCCAGCCTCCTGTTTCACCAGCAGAACTGTCTGAACATCCAGCTCCTCACGTGGTCTCTGAGGAAGAGCTGAACCTGGTTCAGACATGTCTGCAACGATGGAGAAACGAGATCGAACAAGACGTGCAAG ATCTGAAGGAGTCTATTGCTGGAATCAACCTATGCATTGAACAAATGTACTGTGACCCTCTCCTCCAACAG GTTCCCTATCATTTGCATGCAGTCCTGGTCCATGAGGGGCAAGCAAATGCTGGGCACTACTGGGCCTTCATATATGACCAGGCTCGGAAGAGATGGCTCAAATACAATGACATCTCAGTGACAGAGTCATcgtgggaagagctggagcgAGAGTCGTTTGGAGGCCTGAGGAATGCCAGTGCCTACTGCCTGATGTACATCAGTGACCAGGTGTCCCGTGTAGGTGCAG ATGGGGATGAGGGCCCAGAGGCTAGACAGTTCCAGAAGGAAGTGGAAGCTTTGTCCCCAGAACTGAGACACTACATCCAGGAGGACAACTGGCgcctggagcaggaggcagaggacTGGGACGAGGAGCAATCTTGCAAGATTCCTCAGATGGAGCCTTCGCCTACTTCTGAATTGCAGGACCTCTCCTCTGAGTCAGGACCAG AGCAATCGCCACTGTGTGAGCAGAGTGTGCGCTCCCTGTCCTCGGAGCACGCCAGGATTGCCAAGGAGCAGACTGCCAAGGCCATTGCCAACACTGCCGATGCCTATGAGAAGAACGGTGTCGAGGCAGCTCTGTGCGAG CGCAAGGAGGTAGAGCCGCTGAAGGCCCATCCAGGAGAAACATCCCCCACAGttcaggcagagcagccccaggacacTCAggaagcagaggctgctgcccaAACTAGCTCACAGGTCTCTGAAGTGGAAATCCCCAGTGTGGGGAAGATTCCCGTTAGATCCGATGCAGATGGATATAATGAGGAG GTGATGCTGAGTCCAGCCATGCAAGGTGTCATCCTGGCTATTGCAAAAGCCCGCCAGACCTTTGATCGTGATGGGTCTGAAGCAGGGCTTGTTAAG GCATTCCATGAGGAGTACTCCCGGCTGTACCTGCTTTCCAAAGAGACCCCAACCCCCCAGAACGACGCCCGCCTGCAGCACGTGCTCATCTACTTCCTGCAGAACAACGCTCCGCAGCAGGTGGTGGAACGGACCCTCCTCGAGCAGTTTGCAGACAAAAACCTCAGCTATGATGAACG GTCCATCAGCATCATGAAAGTGGCACGGGCAAAGCTGAGCGAAATCGGTCCTGACGATGTTGACATGGAGGAGTACAAG agaTGGCACGAAGACTACAGCCTTTTTCGCAAGGTGTCCATTTACCTGCTGACAGGGTTGGAACTCTACCAGAATAGAAA ATACCAAGAGTCACTCACCTACCTGGTCTACGCCTACCAAAGCAACACCaaactgctgctgaagggaACCAACCGAGGCGTGAGCGAGTCGCTGATTGCCTTGTACAGAAGGAAGTGTCTCCTG AAGCTGAATGAGGTGGCAGCTTCTCTTTTTGTCAGCTGTGAAGAAGCTCATGTGTCAGAGGGTGTGAGCATCCTGAATGAGCTGATCATCCCCTGCATGCATCTCATGAACAACTTTGAGATCTCCAAAGAGGACGTGGATGCCATTGAGATCATGAGAAACCGCTGGTGCTCCTATTTGGGACGAGAAGACATGGATG CAAAGCTGCAGATGAAGCTGGGTGAGCTGCTGCCCCGGCTTCTGGACGGCTCCACTGAGGTCATTGTGCTGAAAGAGCCCCCGAAGATCCGACCCAACTCCCCTTACGACCTGTGCAGCCGCTTTGCGGCCGTGATGGAGTCCATTCACGGGGCCTCGGCCGTGGCGGTGAAGTAG
- the USP28 gene encoding ubiquitin carboxyl-terminal hydrolase 28 isoform X4 has product MKEITGIQDSAFLLAALKAADGDLMEAVTFLTEDPTPEPVQSPAAAEPSAWEGSVVAKLPQDVSAVPAPHNQDNLCTDTVRPLESPKAPAAERDAAERSVELPQDAHSAENKNRSKRKRCEVWGENPKQNDWRRADDWPVGMKNIGNTCWFSAVIQSLFQLPEFRRLVLGYSLPQNVLESCHSHTGKRNIAFMQELQCLFALMLGTWRKFVDPSAALELLRDVFRSAEQPQQDVSEFTHKLLDWLEDAFQLTVNVTSPGDKSENPMVQLFYGTFLTEGVHEGNSFSKIETFGQYPLQVNGYRNLNECLEGAMVEGEMDEAAAAQSVKYGQERWFTKLPPVLTFELSRFEFNQSLGQPEKIHTKLEFPQTMYMDRYLYCNKDLIQMKREEMKRLKEKMVTLQQKLERYMEYGSGPARFPLPDMLQYVLEFIATKPTVAASCAQSSQTTLLHSQAKPRVLDVLSQPDSIKERTDTRTEDEAFFVPNSSPQQNSSMELQPPVSPAELSEHPAPHVVSEEELNLVQTCLQRWRNEIEQDVQDLKESIAGINLCIEQMYCDPLLQQVPYHLHAVLVHEGQANAGHYWAFIYDQARKRWLKYNDISVTESSWEELERESFGGLRNASAYCLMYISDQVSRVGADGDEGPEARQFQKEVEALSPELRHYIQEDNWRLEQEAEDWDEEQSCKIPQMEPSPTSELQDLSSESGPEQSPLCEQSVRSLSSEHARIAKEQTAKAIANTADAYEKNGVEAALCERKEVEPLKAHPGETSPTVQAEQPQDTQEAEAAAQTSSQVSEVEIPSVGKIPVRSDADGYNEEVMLSPAMQGVILAIAKARQTFDRDGSEAGLVKAFHEEYSRLYLLSKETPTPQNDARLQHVLIYFLQNNAPQQVVERTLLEQFADKNLSYDERSISIMKVARAKLSEIGPDDVDMEEYKRWHEDYSLFRKVSIYLLTGLELYQNRKYQESLTYLVYAYQSNTKLLLKGTNRGVSESLIALYRRKCLLKLNEVAASLFVSCEEAHVSEGVSILNELIIPCMHLMNNFEISKEDVDAIEIMRNRWCSYLGREDMDAKLQMKLGELLPRLLDGSTEVIVLKEPPKIRPNSPYDLCSRFAAVMESIHGASAVAVK; this is encoded by the exons ATGAAAGAGATCACAGGAATTCAGGATTCAGCATTCCTGCTTGCCGCTCTAAAG GCTGCTGATGGAGATCTCATGGAAGCAGTCACCTTCCTGACAGAGGACCCCACTCCAGAGCCagtgcagagcccagctgctgcagagccatcTGCCTGGGAAGGGAGCGTGGTGGCCAAGCTCCCACAGG ATGTTAGTGCTGTACCTGCCCCTCACAACCAAGACAACCTCTGCACAGACACTGTCAGACCACTGGAATCACCAAAAGCTCCAGCTGCGGAAAGGGATGCAGCTGAAAGGTCAGTGGAACT ACCACAGGACGCCCATTCCGCTGAAAACAAAAACCGCTCCAAAAGGAAACGCTGTGAAGTCTGGGGAGAGAACCCCAAACAGAATGACTGGAGAAGAGCAGACGACTGGCCTgttggaatgaaaaatattggaaatacGTGTTGGTTTAGTGCTGTTATACAG TCTCTGTTTCAGTTGCCAGAATTCCGGAGGCTGGTCCTTGGGTACTCCCTCCCACAGAATGTGCTTGAAAGTTGTCATAGTCACACT ggaaaaagaaacattgcATTCATGCAAGAACTTCAGTGTCTGTTTGCATTGATGCTGGGGACATGGCGTAAGTTCGTAGACCCTTCTGCAGCACTGGAACTCTTGAGGGATGTGTTTAGATCAGCTGAGCAACCCCAG CAAGATGTGAGTGAATTTACACACAAACTGCTGGACTGGCTGGAGGACGCGTTCCAGCTCACTGTGAATGTCAC GAGCCCTGGGGACAAATCTGAAAACCCAATGGTGCAGCTCTTCTACGGGACTTTCCTGACTGAGGGTGTCCATGAGG GCAACAGTTTTTCCAAGATTGAGACCTTTGGTCAGTATCCCCTTCAGGTAAATGGTTACCGGAACCTGAATGAGTGCTTGGAAGGAGCCATGGTGGAGGGAGAGATggatgaggcagcagcagctcagtcaGTGAAGTATGGACAGGAG CGCTGGTTTACAAAACTCCCACCAGTTCTGACCTTTGAACTCTCCCGATTTGAGTTCAATCAGTCACTAGGACAGCCAGAGAAAATTCACACCAAGCTAGAGTTCCCCCAGACTATGTATATGGACAG aTACCTCTACTGCAATAAAGATCTTATTCAGatgaagagagaggaaatgaaGAGATTGAAGGAGAAAATGGTGACTCTGCAGCAGAAACTGGAAAG GTACATGGAATATGGCTCTGGCCCAGCCCGTTTCCCACTGCCTGACATGCTGCAGTATGTGCTTGAGTTCATTGCTACAAAGCCAACTGTGGCTGCTTCCTGTGCTCAGAGCTCTCAAACAACACTCCTGCACTCCCAAGCCAAGCCTCGTGTTTTGGACGTGCTTTCACAGCCAGACAG CATAAAAGAAAGGACCGATACTAGGACTGAAGACGAAGCTTTCTTTGTGCCAAATTCTTCACCGCAGCAGAACTCCAGTATGGAGCTCCAGCCTCCTGTTTCACCAGCAGAACTGTCTGAACATCCAGCTCCTCACGTGGTCTCTGAGGAAGAGCTGAACCTGGTTCAGACATGTCTGCAACGATGGAGAAACGAGATCGAACAAGACGTGCAAG ATCTGAAGGAGTCTATTGCTGGAATCAACCTATGCATTGAACAAATGTACTGTGACCCTCTCCTCCAACAG GTTCCCTATCATTTGCATGCAGTCCTGGTCCATGAGGGGCAAGCAAATGCTGGGCACTACTGGGCCTTCATATATGACCAGGCTCGGAAGAGATGGCTCAAATACAATGACATCTCAGTGACAGAGTCATcgtgggaagagctggagcgAGAGTCGTTTGGAGGCCTGAGGAATGCCAGTGCCTACTGCCTGATGTACATCAGTGACCAGGTGTCCCGTGTAGGTGCAG ATGGGGATGAGGGCCCAGAGGCTAGACAGTTCCAGAAGGAAGTGGAAGCTTTGTCCCCAGAACTGAGACACTACATCCAGGAGGACAACTGGCgcctggagcaggaggcagaggacTGGGACGAGGAGCAATCTTGCAAGATTCCTCAGATGGAGCCTTCGCCTACTTCTGAATTGCAGGACCTCTCCTCTGAGTCAGGACCAG AGCAATCGCCACTGTGTGAGCAGAGTGTGCGCTCCCTGTCCTCGGAGCACGCCAGGATTGCCAAGGAGCAGACTGCCAAGGCCATTGCCAACACTGCCGATGCCTATGAGAAGAACGGTGTCGAGGCAGCTCTGTGCGAG CGCAAGGAGGTAGAGCCGCTGAAGGCCCATCCAGGAGAAACATCCCCCACAGttcaggcagagcagccccaggacacTCAggaagcagaggctgctgcccaAACTAGCTCACAGGTCTCTGAAGTGGAAATCCCCAGTGTGGGGAAGATTCCCGTTAGATCCGATGCAGATGGATATAATGAGGAG GTGATGCTGAGTCCAGCCATGCAAGGTGTCATCCTGGCTATTGCAAAAGCCCGCCAGACCTTTGATCGTGATGGGTCTGAAGCAGGGCTTGTTAAG GCATTCCATGAGGAGTACTCCCGGCTGTACCTGCTTTCCAAAGAGACCCCAACCCCCCAGAACGACGCCCGCCTGCAGCACGTGCTCATCTACTTCCTGCAGAACAACGCTCCGCAGCAGGTGGTGGAACGGACCCTCCTCGAGCAGTTTGCAGACAAAAACCTCAGCTATGATGAACG GTCCATCAGCATCATGAAAGTGGCACGGGCAAAGCTGAGCGAAATCGGTCCTGACGATGTTGACATGGAGGAGTACAAG agaTGGCACGAAGACTACAGCCTTTTTCGCAAGGTGTCCATTTACCTGCTGACAGGGTTGGAACTCTACCAGAATAGAAA ATACCAAGAGTCACTCACCTACCTGGTCTACGCCTACCAAAGCAACACCaaactgctgctgaagggaACCAACCGAGGCGTGAGCGAGTCGCTGATTGCCTTGTACAGAAGGAAGTGTCTCCTG AAGCTGAATGAGGTGGCAGCTTCTCTTTTTGTCAGCTGTGAAGAAGCTCATGTGTCAGAGGGTGTGAGCATCCTGAATGAGCTGATCATCCCCTGCATGCATCTCATGAACAACTTTGAGATCTCCAAAGAGGACGTGGATGCCATTGAGATCATGAGAAACCGCTGGTGCTCCTATTTGGGACGAGAAGACATGGATG CAAAGCTGCAGATGAAGCTGGGTGAGCTGCTGCCCCGGCTTCTGGACGGCTCCACTGAGGTCATTGTGCTGAAAGAGCCCCCGAAGATCCGACCCAACTCCCCTTACGACCTGTGCAGCCGCTTTGCGGCCGTGATGGAGTCCATTCACGGGGCCTCGGCCGTGGCGGTGAAGTAG
- the USP28 gene encoding ubiquitin carboxyl-terminal hydrolase 28 isoform X6: MRWFTKLPPVLTFELSRFEFNQSLGQPEKIHTKLEFPQTMYMDRYLYCNKDLIQMKREEMKRLKEKMVTLQQKLERYMEYGSGPARFPLPDMLQYVLEFIATKPTVAASCAQSSQTTLLHSQAKPRVLDVLSQPDSIKERTDTRTEDEAFFVPNSSPQQNSSMELQPPVSPAELSEHPAPHVVSEEELNLVQTCLQRWRNEIEQDVQDLKESIAGINLCIEQMYCDPLLQQVPYHLHAVLVHEGQANAGHYWAFIYDQARKRWLKYNDISVTESSWEELERESFGGLRNASAYCLMYISDQVSRVGADGDEGPEARQFQKEVEALSPELRHYIQEDNWRLEQEAEDWDEEQSCKIPQMEPSPTSELQDLSSESGPEQSPLCEQSVRSLSSEHARIAKEQTAKAIANTADAYEKNGVEAALCERKEVEPLKAHPGETSPTVQAEQPQDTQEAEAAAQTSSQVSEVEIPSVGKIPVRSDADGYNEEVMLSPAMQGVILAIAKARQTFDRDGSEAGLVKAFHEEYSRLYLLSKETPTPQNDARLQHVLIYFLQNNAPQQVVERTLLEQFADKNLSYDERSISIMKVARAKLSEIGPDDVDMEEYKRWHEDYSLFRKVSIYLLTGLELYQNRKYQESLTYLVYAYQSNTKLLLKGTNRGVSESLIALYRRKCLLKLNEVAASLFVSCEEAHVSEGVSILNELIIPCMHLMNNFEISKEDVDAIEIMRNRWCSYLGREDMDAKLQMKLGELLPRLLDGSTEVIVLKEPPKIRPNSPYDLCSRFAAVMESIHGASAVAVK; encoded by the exons ATG CGCTGGTTTACAAAACTCCCACCAGTTCTGACCTTTGAACTCTCCCGATTTGAGTTCAATCAGTCACTAGGACAGCCAGAGAAAATTCACACCAAGCTAGAGTTCCCCCAGACTATGTATATGGACAG aTACCTCTACTGCAATAAAGATCTTATTCAGatgaagagagaggaaatgaaGAGATTGAAGGAGAAAATGGTGACTCTGCAGCAGAAACTGGAAAG GTACATGGAATATGGCTCTGGCCCAGCCCGTTTCCCACTGCCTGACATGCTGCAGTATGTGCTTGAGTTCATTGCTACAAAGCCAACTGTGGCTGCTTCCTGTGCTCAGAGCTCTCAAACAACACTCCTGCACTCCCAAGCCAAGCCTCGTGTTTTGGACGTGCTTTCACAGCCAGACAG CATAAAAGAAAGGACCGATACTAGGACTGAAGACGAAGCTTTCTTTGTGCCAAATTCTTCACCGCAGCAGAACTCCAGTATGGAGCTCCAGCCTCCTGTTTCACCAGCAGAACTGTCTGAACATCCAGCTCCTCACGTGGTCTCTGAGGAAGAGCTGAACCTGGTTCAGACATGTCTGCAACGATGGAGAAACGAGATCGAACAAGACGTGCAAG ATCTGAAGGAGTCTATTGCTGGAATCAACCTATGCATTGAACAAATGTACTGTGACCCTCTCCTCCAACAG GTTCCCTATCATTTGCATGCAGTCCTGGTCCATGAGGGGCAAGCAAATGCTGGGCACTACTGGGCCTTCATATATGACCAGGCTCGGAAGAGATGGCTCAAATACAATGACATCTCAGTGACAGAGTCATcgtgggaagagctggagcgAGAGTCGTTTGGAGGCCTGAGGAATGCCAGTGCCTACTGCCTGATGTACATCAGTGACCAGGTGTCCCGTGTAGGTGCAG ATGGGGATGAGGGCCCAGAGGCTAGACAGTTCCAGAAGGAAGTGGAAGCTTTGTCCCCAGAACTGAGACACTACATCCAGGAGGACAACTGGCgcctggagcaggaggcagaggacTGGGACGAGGAGCAATCTTGCAAGATTCCTCAGATGGAGCCTTCGCCTACTTCTGAATTGCAGGACCTCTCCTCTGAGTCAGGACCAG AGCAATCGCCACTGTGTGAGCAGAGTGTGCGCTCCCTGTCCTCGGAGCACGCCAGGATTGCCAAGGAGCAGACTGCCAAGGCCATTGCCAACACTGCCGATGCCTATGAGAAGAACGGTGTCGAGGCAGCTCTGTGCGAG CGCAAGGAGGTAGAGCCGCTGAAGGCCCATCCAGGAGAAACATCCCCCACAGttcaggcagagcagccccaggacacTCAggaagcagaggctgctgcccaAACTAGCTCACAGGTCTCTGAAGTGGAAATCCCCAGTGTGGGGAAGATTCCCGTTAGATCCGATGCAGATGGATATAATGAGGAG GTGATGCTGAGTCCAGCCATGCAAGGTGTCATCCTGGCTATTGCAAAAGCCCGCCAGACCTTTGATCGTGATGGGTCTGAAGCAGGGCTTGTTAAG GCATTCCATGAGGAGTACTCCCGGCTGTACCTGCTTTCCAAAGAGACCCCAACCCCCCAGAACGACGCCCGCCTGCAGCACGTGCTCATCTACTTCCTGCAGAACAACGCTCCGCAGCAGGTGGTGGAACGGACCCTCCTCGAGCAGTTTGCAGACAAAAACCTCAGCTATGATGAACG GTCCATCAGCATCATGAAAGTGGCACGGGCAAAGCTGAGCGAAATCGGTCCTGACGATGTTGACATGGAGGAGTACAAG agaTGGCACGAAGACTACAGCCTTTTTCGCAAGGTGTCCATTTACCTGCTGACAGGGTTGGAACTCTACCAGAATAGAAA ATACCAAGAGTCACTCACCTACCTGGTCTACGCCTACCAAAGCAACACCaaactgctgctgaagggaACCAACCGAGGCGTGAGCGAGTCGCTGATTGCCTTGTACAGAAGGAAGTGTCTCCTG AAGCTGAATGAGGTGGCAGCTTCTCTTTTTGTCAGCTGTGAAGAAGCTCATGTGTCAGAGGGTGTGAGCATCCTGAATGAGCTGATCATCCCCTGCATGCATCTCATGAACAACTTTGAGATCTCCAAAGAGGACGTGGATGCCATTGAGATCATGAGAAACCGCTGGTGCTCCTATTTGGGACGAGAAGACATGGATG CAAAGCTGCAGATGAAGCTGGGTGAGCTGCTGCCCCGGCTTCTGGACGGCTCCACTGAGGTCATTGTGCTGAAAGAGCCCCCGAAGATCCGACCCAACTCCCCTTACGACCTGTGCAGCCGCTTTGCGGCCGTGATGGAGTCCATTCACGGGGCCTCGGCCGTGGCGGTGAAGTAG